CTTGCCTGATCTGAGACGTATCTCGTCGCCAGGCACTTTTAATGGCAGTAATTTTTCATCCCTTTCTTCTTTTGTCTTGACTTCTCCGGCATCGGCAAAATCATTTGCATGGGTAAACCCCCAGAAATAGATAAATTCTCCGTCAGCCATTTCCTGATAACCATCTGTTGCATACAGATGAAATTCACCTTCTATCTGCCCTTTTTTACTTAATTCAGAGAAGCTCCCTTCTAATTTTGAGTCTCCGGGTATGAGTATCTCTTCAGGGGCAGCCGTAACGGGAAGGCAACATAAAATCGTAATCAAGAAATAGAATGCAAAGTATTTTTTCTGCATATATCGTACTTTAAAAATAAACTCGAAAGTTTTCCTTTTATAAGACAAAAGAAAAATAGGATAAAGTAAAGTTTAGCACACACGGTATGGGGGGTGCAAGTATCATGTGGAAATAGGGTATGGTTAAGATTTTGTGACACTCTCAGAGGAAACGGAGAGAAACAGGGAACACAAACTTTATCCGGAGGCAAAAATGAAGCGTGCCGACGGCACGGAACTCCTTTCCTACACTAGCCCGGATGCAGGCTCCCTTACCGTGAGAGGAGAACTGAACAAAGTCACTGCAAACATCGTCCTTGGGATGAACTTTGCAGGAATCCACTGGCGGACGGATTATTCCCAATCGCTCAAGCTGGGTGAAGGTGTTGCCATCGGCCTCCTGCAAGATCCTAAAAATACCCTGAAAGAGAGCTTTGCTGGGTTTTCTCTCACCAAATTTGACGGGACAACAATAATCATTTAATTGTACTATTTTTTATCCGATCGGTATTTATAATGCTTGAAAAAGACATTGCCCGATCTTAGTTGCAGTAAGGCGAGTGATCAGATCGTCTGTTTCGCGAACTTTTCAATTCTCGGTATTTTTCTTCTCGTCTTTTTCCAAAGCGCGCTTTTCTTTCAAAAGTTCACTAATTCCGGCGATACTTCCCAGAATAGCCGTGGCCTCATAAGGCAAAAAGACCTTCGTTGCTTTGCCATCAGCAATTTTTTGGAGAGATTCGAGGTATTTTATCGCGATTAAATCATTTGTCGGCCTACCTTTATGAATGGATTCGAAGACGGTCTGGATTGCCTCGGCCTCTCCTTTGGCTACTGTGAGCTTCTGATATTTATCAGCTTCTGCAACTTTTTTTATTGCCTCCGCTTGCCCTTCAGCCTTAAGGATTGCTGATTGCTTGTGGCCCTCTGCCTCAAGAATCATTGCCCGCCTCTCTCGTTCAGCCTTCATCTGTCGGTGCATGGCCTCCGTAACGTCCTTGGGAGGTTCTATTCTCTGGAGTTCGACCCTTGTTACCTTGGTCCCC
The sequence above is a segment of the Candidatus Brocadia sp. genome. Coding sequences within it:
- a CDS encoding SPFH/Band 7/PHB domain protein → MISAEILVFAILAIVVFVIAATGIKIVRPWQKGLIERMGKYQRTADSGLTVIVPFLERMLKVDMREQVVDVPPQAVITKDNVVVEVDAVIYYMVTDPVQVTYNVANYYMAATKLAQTNLRNLIGDLALDESLTSREIINTKLREILDTATDKWGTKVTRVELQRIEPPKDVTEAMHRQMKAERERRAMILEAEGHKQSAILKAEGQAEAIKKVAEADKYQKLTVAKGEAEAIQTVFESIHKGRPTNDLIAIKYLESLQKIADGKATKVFLPYEATAILGSIAGISELLKEKRALEKDEKKNTEN